The DNA region TTATTACTGGAACAGAGATTTCAGACTAGTGCCATCTGAATGTGCAACACATTAACTTTCTGCAGCTCCAATCCATGAGGTTGACACTTAAACTCCATTTTTAACCTggctttttaagaaaacaaggcTCATGCCAGTATATTCTCTGTGCAAGTGGTTGTGTTGGATAGCAGCTTGTCCCTTGATTACTAACTGTTGACCTTATTAGACAGTTTTCATAAAATCTGATGGGAATGTCCCAAAGTGCCTCAGAGCTTCCTGAAAACAGGCAATTAGCTAAAGGAGGAAGATCTTGTAAATATCCCCTTAGTGGAAAAGGTGTCAGAATGAGTTCACTCAGTCATCGGAGAATCTGCAGGAGAAAGACCTGAAAAGGTAACTTCATAGACAGCCTAGCTTCTTTATTGCACTGCTTGGGGATCTCAGGAATGCTATTTACCATTTTGTCACTAGATGGTATTGTTCCACAGGCTATATTTGAGAGTCTCAAAGGTCAAATGCAGCAGGGTATATCAGAAGCTAGGCTTACTGATGTGACAGGATTGTTTCACAGGCTGTATTTGAGAGCCTCAAAGGTCAAATACAGCATGGTATATCAAAACTAGGCTTACTGAAGGAACagagaaggcttttttttatatatgttcaCATGTTTTCATATGTGAAAGTTATTAGCAAAATCAAACTGTAACAGCTAAAGGAAAAGAGCCTTGGTGAAATGTAGATAACATAACTCAGTATTAATGAACTTCGCGTTTCCTCCATATCTGAAAAAAACTGCTGAGataaagaagaggaaagataatgataaaaaaaaatgaatgtttctgtTAACAAACCAAGCATACAAAACTGGCCTTTTGTTATAGTTCAATCTGATCTGATACAAAATTGATTTAGCCTGGCAAACTGTTCATCCCTTTCCAAGTAGGTGAGAAAATCTACACATTATGCTAGGATGCAGTTCTGTGCACAAGCTCCTTCAGTTGTGAAGCTGAACCTCTACCTGTATCTTGAAGGCAAAAAGAAGATGCTTCAGATCTCCAGCCTGGATGGGTatcatttttgtccttttcaggCTCACCCGAATCTGCTCTGACAGGGAGAGGGTTGTCCTGCAATGCAAATGATGCTTTGTCTTAATAGcgtaacttaaaaaaatatgctCAGGTGATACATCTATAAACTCAGCACTAACAGAGAAGGATTTTCAAAACGCCTCAGCACCCTGGCATCCCTACTCGAGAGCCCACAGGTCTTTCAGAAGAGAAATTTGctgagaaaagacagaaaattctgACCTAAATAGCTTCCTGTTGTCAGGTGCTGGTTATGTTTTGTTGCCTAGCACTGATCACCTACATGAAATTGTCAAGTCTGAGCTatggctgcaggctgccccTTCTGTTATTCTGGAGAGAGGCACCCCCAGAGGCTTGTTCATTCAACCCTAACTCGTTGGCTAAGGAAATTATCTGAACTGCCTGGTAAAGGTGCCTTCTTCTCCACTAAACCCAGAGAAGGCCCCAGAGAAATTAGACACAGTGCCCAACTTTTAGATGGCCAGGGGTAGTGGAAGGAATCTCACCTAACGACATAGCGGAAAATGCCTTAGGCCTGAGAAACACCAAGTGGAAATGCCAAAGTCTGCAATTTTCCCCAGTTTGTGCATGTCTGTGTATAAGCgtgtaagtgtgtgtgtgtgtgttgtgtctCTCTCTGTATAATCACCGCCCTCTTCTGGGAGAACATACTACACTCGGTAAGCCAATGGATACTCTCCAAAGAAGATCTCATTACACCTATGGATTTTCCAGTCCAGCTCAATCCTCTGTAGTGCTGCTGCCCTACAAGCTTATTAAACTAGGATTCAGagcaaatgtttcttttaaggAGAATTTTGCTAGATAAACTCCGTTCCTCCAGTGCAAACTGAATAGAGTTATTTCTGTACCTCGGtgctcccctcctcttcctcttcatcaTAGTCTAACCCTTGATGGGAGATCTCAGTAGGGCCATTCTTCTGGATCAGGTTGCTTTCAACTCTCCccattcttttgttttcagtcgTTACTTTCACTTTCATGGTGTGGAACCCAGTAGAGACTGACCCTACTTTCAGGTTGACGGGATCACCATCAAACAACAGGTCCGTAGGGCCGACTTCTTCCTTAAAGCCAGGCGGCTGGTAATCGCTGGGAGTTACTACAGAGGGAGGAAGAACCCACTGCTGACAGAGAAACCAAGTTCATTTCTCTTTAATCTGCTCTATAAAAGACAAATATCTACCAGCCTCAAGAAACAATACCAGCTACTAAAAATActctgtggtttgttttttttgttgttgttttgttttgttttgttgagggaagaagggagagaattcaaaggaaaaaaatggactgAGCAGATGTTATCCAGGGGCTCAAAGAAAGTAACTTTAGACTTCTGAGATACCATTAATGAGCTCAACTTTCTGGAGCAGAACCCGGCAAACATAAGATGCtggttccttaaaaaaaaaaatgaagaagagggTTGTCTCCATTTCACACTGCATGGCTATACTTCTTACATGGATATTCAACCCCTTCTTACAAAGCATCTGCCATCCCAGTGTGTCAGAAGGCTTTACTTTTACACCATTTCTCACTGGTGCAAACTCTCTATCAGCTAATAGATCCTACTAGTTTACTACCATTTCACCTTTCTAAGCTGTATTACTTTTATGGGACTCACGATTATCACAGAAACTGATTGAAAGGGAAGTTGTCCCTACAGCATGCGTTGTTCTCTACCTACCTTCATTGTAATAGAAGAGTTTCATGGTCAGGGTAATGTCATTGGGAAGCGGGCCAAGGTTTTGCATTAACAGGTACAGCTTACGGATCAGCAGGCTGCTGGCTTGCTTAATGTCCTCACTGCACACCCCATTCACAAAGTTCATTTTGTTGCTACAATGGAAAGAAGAATAACAGAGCTGTTTTCCTCGGTCATGAATATTCAAGATCTAATTACAAGTACAGTGCACCCACTGACTTGTCTCAAACCACCAGCAACAAAGCTACAATGCCTTTATGTAATTTCCAGATAAACAGGGAAGTGAAACAGactccagggatggggtggCATCAGCAAAACAACAGTTCTAAATGAAGAGGCATggcatttacatttgaaaagacTTTGTAGCTGGGGCAATGGACCCCATTATACAAATGTCATGACTCACTTGTTTGAACATGATTAAATTGGATCAAAGGACCATAAAACAAGTGCCTTTCACCTAAGCAATTTCAGGAATGAGAAGAATGAGGTGAGAATCCCATATAAAGCCGATTCATCACAGTGGCTGTTTTCAAGTCCATTTTGCATTTTGAAGAGAAGTGAATTACATGTTTTCACTTCAATTCCATGTAAGAAAAACCAGCTCAGAAGCACATTTTTCAAAAGTGACTAAGGGGCATTCCTCTCACCTCCTTCACCCACCCAAATGTCAGCTGGCTAGTCTAAGCAAGCAGTCTAGACTGAGATAAACGTATAACAGAAGTGGGATGAATTTCCCTCTGGAGGAGTTTGTTTCTCTTGACTACTGAGGCAGATGAGATGAACGGCTGAGATCAGACAGTTGAAGGTGGACTGGATGAATCACTAAGTGACTAAGGAAGCTAAGCATCCTTAACTTTCACTGAAAAGAAGCTTTAAAGAAAGGAGCTCCTACATTACAAAATGATGTCCTTGTTAGACCACTGGCAGGTGGACAACACTGTAGGCTGGATGGAATCTAACAAAATCATCACAAATTGCTTCAAAAGCAGTATGTAACCTAAGACAGCAGGGAGAATCCCAGGGCTGAATATGACTGATTAAATCACTGGAAGGCATAGCTTCATTAAGACTGACTTCCCCTTCCAGTTGAAACTTTTAGACTCATCATGAAAACTGAGTGGCTGTTGAACAGCTTGTATTCCCAAGGGTATGTATGTTTGGTAGGCTTCCGGCTGCTAACAACAAAACTGATGCCGAGCATGCATCAAATGAAATCTTGCATGTTCTGAAATGTACCAGTGAGAGGGCAAATGCTGGCAACACCTAGGGTGGAATAACAAAAAGCCACAATTTTCCTTCTACGTCATCTTTACAAGTTTTGGGATTAGCAGAATAAAAATGGCAGGGGGAAGTATGTATACAAAAAAAGGACACACCTTCCATAGGAATTAACAGGTCAAGTACTGGTTCAATATAGGAATAATATTGTGGATTTGATGCAGGAACGTGCCAACAGGTAGAAGCTGAGGAACTGAACCTCTCTGAGGGATGGGATCCATGGTGAGGAATTTGGTGAGGAACTCCTCCAAAAATCAACACAAATAGGTCAGAGATCATCTAGGAGAAAGGTTCTCCTTACCACTCAGATACAAGGACACAGACATAAAGCATCCCTCACGGAATGATTAACTCCAGGTTTGCACATGACAATAAACCTTGCAGGTGTACAGAAGCAGTTTTATCAACTGAAGGAGCTGACAGCAAAGACGACAATACTCTGATCAATGCCAGCATGCCAGCTTACTAACAACTGCAGGTACATGCATGATCCCGCGGCAGCAGTTTCACTCACTGGGGGCACAGACCACAGCTAAGGAATCTGGTGCCACGAGTGTTCAAACAATGTGGTAAAGAGATTTCAAAGAAGCTGATATAAACAGAACAGCAAGATTACTTAGCCACTTCTTGGGCAGTACTATGGACACTAAGGAATGCTGAGTTCCATTTGGAGACTGCTGTTATTTCTAGGAACAAATGACTGATCTGAGtaattctgacaaaaaaaaaatgtactcaaGAGCCATCTAATATCTTTCATATCCCAAAGCTCTCCTCTTTTCTTCACTGTAGTAAGGACAATCAACAGCAGCTTCGAGGTAGTATCAGAGGATACAGTCAATATGGCATTCCAGATTCAGATGTGTTTCAGATTTGCTCACTAGAAAATCATTTTGCCATATATGACAAATGATTTGGATGTGTTTAGAGACAGACTGGTGAACAGCACACTTTGGGAGTGTTATAGAGGAGTCTCCTAAGGAGCATAAAAGACAGCAGAGCTCTCTCGCTACAAAGGCAGGTTTCAAGGCCCAAAAGTTCATCTTGTACCAATGGTAATTAGAGAGGAAAATCTAAAAACTGgctaattattttcctttgctctggTTGTAGCCAATTGCCTTTGACAGTATTTAGTTTAAGTTGAACAGGACTATGCCCTACTAAACACAGTGCTGAAAAGACgcaaaaagctgctgctgcttcctacTCAAAGATTTGCAGCATCAACACAGGCATGATCAGCAAAAGACCTCCCAGGTCACCCTCACAAGGCTGCTCAAGCAGAATATATGCATGCAAACGCccgaggaaaaaaatattgggtGTGGGATCTTCATAAAGGGGATCAAACCTGGGAAAGCTTCACTGGAAAGAACAATGTTCTCAACTCTGATGGTATTTACAGCTGCTTAGCGACTCAGACATGCTATAATCATAAAGGGCAGTTTCTTCTTATGGCTTCAGGAACCCAGAGCTTTCATAATGTAATTCtgagaaataaaaccaaaccattACCTGATGATGTCCATCTGGGGCGCCTCCTTTTTGTACTTGAATTTGAATTGATACAGTTCAGTCACTGTCTAGAGATTTACAAAGAacatgaaaagaagaaacaggtCTCTTTCAATAACAAGCGTAAAGATGTGTACTGAACTTAACAACTTTATGTCAGAACACAGCACTAATTTAGTGACATGATTACAGCTTTAACTCCATTATCACTTGCATTGGCATGTTTTCTTAAGAACCATAACTCACCTAGCACtgaaagaatcacaaaaagctgCAAACTTCCTGCTTCCTCCTTCCACTTCCTTTGTGGGCCTGACTCCCCAGCCTAAACCTCTAATGAGGCACCAAGGCCAGCCAACTGCCACAATGTGCTGATATCCTCCCTTACTAAAAGGAAAGATGTGAGGCTTCCCCAGTGATGCAATGCCACGAGGAAATCTGGCCCAGAGTTCTGTACACAGGCAAGAAGGACCTGAAGGGCTGTTCCTACTACTAAATAGAAATGGTATCATAAAGACAAAATTCAGAAACTGCTGAATTTCAGTGGTCTCAGAATTTtgtgtgagagagaaaaaaaaatctagatgaTTTTCCATTTAAGAAGATTTGCTACAGTTTTAGGTGAAAATATTAGGGAGAACAAACTACTTCAACACAAGAAAAAGGATCTACTGTCATCCAGTCCCATGCCTGTGGTTCACTTTTTTTCAAAGGCAGTAAGGTTGATTGGGAGGAGCTGAGTTGAGCTCTTAACTCTGAGCCTTCCTTACAAATCCCGGTCTTTAGCCTTGGTTAGGGCTAATCCTTGCTTCCTTTCCAGATGCTGTGGGGCAATGCAGCAGAACTGTAATTAGGTAAGAGTGTTCTGCAGCCATTCCCTGCAACTACTCTGTGGAGACAGAATGGATGCAGAACCTCACTTATACATTGCACTCCCAAGCCTGTCACTGCAGGCTAGATGTAGACAAAACAGCAGAGATGGCAACGCACcagagaacacagaaaggataAGCACACACAGTATGTAACACAGACACCCCAGGTCTCGAGCAATTCATAACTTCTATCCCAAACCTCTCTGCATGAAAAACCAGCTCCCTTTTCAACACTGCTGTTAAAAAGATGATAATAGAATAAAAGAATGATTTTGAACTTCCCATTTCTtccttctgggaagaaaaacaaaatcaggaaCATGCCCATTAGTTGCCTGTTAACATCCCTGCCTGAGGCCCTAGATGGGCCCACAGCCTAGTGCCCGGTAGGAGTGTTTGATCACAATCCAGCTCACTGAGCTGTCATTCTTGAGTGAAAGCAGAAGAAGAGAAACCAGGTCACCAGGCAGCTATGTCAGGGTAGAACGTAAGCCAAAAGTCCATTCTGAATAAAAATCTACTCACCCATGCCTTCAGTTGCCTCAAAGATTAATTAAGACTCTTTCTTACCTCCGGTTCCTTGGGATTGGTGTAAATCTGTTGTAAAAAAAGCACAGTGAGCGCATTCTCCCCTTGGATAAGATGAACCAGTGAAAAGTGACTATAAACAATGATATTTTCAAATTACAGCAGAGAGATTGTACTATCTGTAACATGGGATCAGAGAAAGGAATGGCTGAGAAACAGCCTTCCTCTATCAGCAGTCAATACTTTCCACTTCAAAGACAGGTAGAAGACACTCATCTGTGTAACTGGGGAGGAATGAGGCTAATTCCCATTCCAACCCTCACAGGTAACTGTTGCTGCCTGAGATGTAAATGCTCAAATTATGCACAGAATAGGTGCATAAAATAGCTATTGCTGCTTTACAAAAGACCAGGGCAAAAGACTCCCAGCATAGCTGCTAGTGTGTGGTTTCACTGGTATCAGAGTAATAAAGAGGACTCCTATGTAGAGGAAAATGGAGGAGACACAGCAGCTTCCTTCTTCCAATGATGGAGGCAAGAGTTTGCTGGAAGCAATAATACGAAGCTCACAAAAGCGCTTCTTGGACTTTAAGGATTCTTGTCAGGCCTCAGAGTCAGAATTCTGACATACTGAGAAAATGTTCCCACGCA from Anas platyrhynchos isolate ZD024472 breed Pekin duck chromosome 16, IASCAAS_PekinDuck_T2T, whole genome shotgun sequence includes:
- the HORMAD2 gene encoding HORMA domain-containing protein 2 isoform X3, giving the protein MMATCQLLRARQKKSSKESVLFPNKIDTEQQSVVLVKRLLAISVSCITYLRGLFPESSYGTRYLDDLCLKILREDKSCLGSFQIVKWIQGCFDALERQYLHIAVLAIYTNPKEPETVTELYQFKFKYKKEAPQMDIISNKMNFVNGVCSEDIKQASSLLIRKLYLLMQNLGPLPNDITLTMKLFYYNEVTPSDYQPPGFKEEVGPTDLLFDGDPVNLKVGSVSTGFHTMKVKVTTENKRMGRVESNLIQKNGPTEISHQGLDYDEEEEEGSTEDNPLPVRADSGEPEKDKNDTHPGWRSEASSFCLQDTGGKEKTEIEGKGRMPSSRASQQISCLNLAFSQEEVIGPKKKRKVSEPEKLLLEGRK